In Mytilus edulis chromosome 4, xbMytEdul2.2, whole genome shotgun sequence, the following proteins share a genomic window:
- the LOC139519916 gene encoding zinc finger protein 474-like, producing the protein MPGIPGRKTVVCYICGREFGSQSLSIHEPQCLKKWRLENDKIPKPQRRKTPTKPEILPEIDGMSNNERFNEAARQSALSQLLPCPNCGRKFNPDRLPVHLRSCKADKNKNQNSGREELRPKTAVLNAPKFIDKNNTVDIEKQSTRKEVVSRQNGPMKRNSVTSTTGGSGSRPSPGLEREGTYTSPNKTLPKAKIPSGPSFVLCYICGRKFGTASISFHEPQCLEKWKKENELLPKAQRRKLPVKPEVVSSNGSYDVDAMNAAAWESAQSQLIPCDRCGRTFASDRLSVHQRSCKATGGVKKGPGGSSTITSNPNPKSSTKMNEAPEKPTFVLCYICGQKYGSKSLSIHEPQCLEKWKMENEKLPKGQRRTLPKKPEVLQSGGKLDVNAINEAAWQSSQAQLLACENCGRTFNPDRLSVHQKSCKPKIGQAASTDNNAPRTSLNNTPTGPKTVTAVQGPKTVVCYICGREFGTKSLPIHEPQCLEKWKIENKNLPKERRRPMPKKPEFGKTVTREQMNELAAENAKSQLIPCPNCSRTFAPDRLDVHLRACKSKTGKGGGKTTEPSQPSTKAPVIRRPPTMVCYLCGREFGSKSISIHEPQCLEKWKIENNKLPKHQQRPPPKKPEIQHVTGKGSYDVDAFNQAAYDSAQSQLLACENCGRTFNPDRLPVHQRSCKPKPKPE; encoded by the exons ATGCCTGGAATTCCTGGACGAAAGACTGTGGTATGTTATATTTGTGGCAGAGAATTTGGATCACAGTCACTATCAATCCATGAGCCACAGTGTTTGAAAAAGTGGAGGCTTGAAAATGACAAGATACCCAAACCTCAACGAAGGAAAACTCCAACAAAACCGGAGATATTACCTGAAATAGATGGGATGAGTAATAATGAAAGGTTTAATGAAGCCGCCAGACAGAGTGCATTATCTCAGTTGCTGCCTTGTCCAAATTGTGGTAGAAAATTTAACCCAGACAGACTGCCTGTACATCTGAGAAGCTGTAAAGCAG ataaaaacaaaaatcagaacTCTGGAAGGGAGGAACTTCGCCCCAAAACAGCAGTGTTGAATGCTCctaaatttattgataaaaataatacaGTTGACATAGAAAAACAAAGTACAAGGAAGGAAGTCGTTTCAAGACAAAATGGACCCATGAAAAGGAATTCAGTAACAAGCACCACAGGTGGTTCTGGTTCAAGACCCTCACCTGGACTTGAAAGAGAGGGTACATATACATCACCAAATAAAACTTTGCCAAAAGCAAAGATACCATCTGGCCCAAGTTTTGTCTTATGCTATATTTGTGGAAGAAAGTTTGGCACTGCTTCTATTTCATTTCATGAGCCGCAATGTTTAGAAAAATGGAAGAAAGAAAATGAACTTTTACCAAAAGCCCAGAGAAGAAAATTACCAGTAAAACCAGAAGTTGTTTCTAGCAATGGAAGTTATGATGTGGATGCTATGAATGCAGCTGCATGGGAGAGTGCGCAGTCACAGTTGATACCATGTGACCGTTGTGGTAGGACATTTGCCTCAGATAGACTGTCTGTACATCAACGATCATGTAAAGCCACTGGTGGTGTAAAGAAAGGCCCTGGTGGTTCTTCAACAATCACATCTAACCCAAACCCTAAAAGTAGCACAAAAATGAATGAGGCCCCTGAGAAGCCAACTTTTGTTTTATGTTACATTTGTGGACAAAAGTATGGTTCAAAATCGTTATCAATTCATGAACCTCAATGTTtagaaaaatggaaaatggaaaatgAAAAATTACCCAAAGGTCAACGACGCACTTTACCTAAAAAGCCAGAGGTATTGCAGTCTGGTGGAAAGTTAGATGTGAATGCTATAAATGAAGCAGCATGGCAAAGTAGTCAAGCTCAACTCTTGGCATGTGAAAACTGTGGTCGGACTTTTAATCCTGACCGTCTTTCTGTTCATCAGAAGTCTTGCAAGCCAAAAATAGGTCAAGCTGCAAGCACAGATAATAATGCCCCTAGAACTAGTTTGAATAACACACCAACAGGACCAAAGACAGTAACAGCAGTGCAGGGACCTAAAACAGTTGTTTGCTATATATGTGGAAGGGAATTTGGAACAAAATCCCTTCCTATTCATGAGCCACAGTGCTTAGAAAAatggaaaatagaaaataaaaatttgccCAAGGAAAGGAGACGACCAATGCCCAAAAAACCAGAATTTGGAAAAACAGTTACAAG AGAACAGATGAATGAACTAGCAGCAGAAAATGCAAAATCCCAATTGATACCATGTCCAAACTGCAGTCGTACCTTTGCTCCTGATCGTTTGGATGTTCACCTGAGGGCCTGCAAATCAAAGACAGGTAAAGGAGGTGGAAAAACAACAGAGCCGTCACAACCCTCCACTAAA GCACCTGTGATAAGAAGACcaccaacaatggtttgttatttATGTGGTCGTGAATTTGGCTCCAAGTCCATAAGTATACATGAACCCCAGTGTCTAGAAAAGTGGAAAATCGAGAACAATAAACTTCCAAAGCATCAACAAAGACCACCACCTAAAAAACCTGAGATTCAACATGTAACAG ggaAAGGGTCATATGATGTAGATGCATTTAATCAGGCTGCATATGACAGTGCTCAGTCTCAGCTGTTAGCATGTGAGAATTGTGGTCGTACATTTAATCCAGATCGACTTCCTGTGCATCAAAGAAGCTGTAAACCAAAACCAAAACCAGAATGA